The following is a genomic window from Alkaliphilus sp. B6464.
TTCATAACTATCATTGGAATGTAGAAGGTAAAAGTTTCTTCCAGCTCCATGCTAAATTAGAAGAACTTTATAACAATACCGCTGAGGAATTAGATGCAGTAGCAGAAAGAATTCTAACACTAGGATTTAGACCAGCTGCATCTCTGAAGGAGTATTTAGAGCTTGCAACTTTAAAGGAAGTTAAAAGTGAACCAATGACAGGAGAAGCTATAGTTAAAGATCTTCAAAAAGATTTTGAAACTTTAATTGCTGAATTAAGAACAGCTTTAAAAATAGCTGATCAAAATGATGATCAAGTAACAGTAGACTTATTTGTAGGAAGTATTGGTAATTTAGAAAAAACATTATGGATGTTCCGAGCTTATTTAAGCTAATAAAATAAATATGTATTATAAAAAGGAAGCCATACTTAGTATATTTTATATATAAGATTGGCTTTCTTTTTTTATGATATATAATAGGAATGCTAAAATGGTTATATTACAATGCTGATATGGTAAAATAAGTAAAAATATTGACCCAGTTTTAAATTTATGTTAGAATAAAAAATATATGATTCTACCATGCACCTGTAGCTCAGTAGGATAGAGCAACGGTTTCCTAAACCGTGTGTCGGACGTTCGAATCGTCTCAGGTGCACCATATAAAAATAAACAAACCCAATACCTATAAGGTATTGGGTTTGTTTATTTTTAAGTATATATTATAATTGTTGACCAAATGTTGGCCAATTGGGCAACAATGGGCAACATCATATTTAAGTTAGACAAAGTCCCATAGATTTTTAGGGCTTTGTCTTTTTTATTTTTCAGGTTTATTTATATTGTTTTTAAAAACGACAACACTACTACTGGAAATATTGGTACAATATACCTAATGGTTTTAGAGATTATACATAAGTTAAAGGGGGAGATGATCAATATGAAAAAATTTTTAAGTAAAGTTAAAGTAACAGAGAGCGAGGTGTTACGGTAATGAAAAAATTGCTTCGTCAATTCAACGTGATTGCCATAATATTAATGGCAATGTTGGTTTTTACCGCATGTGGAAACTCCGTGGAACAGTTGATATCTAATGAACAGCTGACAATGGAAGATTTTTTAAATGACTTTGATTACATGATGCAAACAATGGAAGACACATTTCCATATTTTGGCGTGGTAGAAAGAAGATTAGGTGTGGATATAAGGGGGCTGGGGCGGGAAACACGGGCTATGATAGAGAATTACCCTTATTCTCTTGAAGGCCTTGCAAGTGAACTGGGTATTTCCTTGGAGGATATGCCTGAATTAGATGAACAAATTTTTTGGAGCATTATTCGCCATGAATTTTTCTCGCATTTTTTAGGATTTATCCATACCTATCCGCTGGATTCTGGGTTATATAATATGCTTCAACTCCCTTATTCAAGTCCCTCGAGTCCTCTTTACACATCCCATAATCACCATGTCTTCACTAATCCTACTTCTCAAAGATTTTACCAAAAACAGGAAGATTTTTTCAATACTCTTGCCGAAGAGAAAGGAGCTCTTTTGCAATTTATTTTTCGCGGTTACCCTCCAGTTCAGGTGCCGAGCAGTATAGTTAAAACAGAAATTATTGAGGAAGATAAGATAGCCTATTTAAATGTGCCAAGCTTTTTGAGTTTCAATGTAAATACTAACGATACCTTGAAAACATTTTACCGTAATATCAATAAATATGAGCATTTGATTATTGATATCAGGGACAATGGCGGAGGATCACCAGATATTTGGAGAATGCTTATTATGAAACCCCTTTGGCCAGAAAGGAATAATATGCCCGATATGCCTTTGTACGCTTTTTATAAAGGAAGTAAGCTTGGGAAATCTTTAGGGGCAGAGAATCTTAAAATTGAAGCACAGAATTCACGTAATATACCTGAAACTGATTACTTGCTTACAATGACGGAAATTATGGAAGCAAATAATTTGCCACATATTAATGAGGACGATGTACAAGATTTAGCTTATGGTGTCAGGTTTAATACCAGTATTAGCAATATCGAATGGCGGCATATGCACCAGTTAAGGATCCCAAATATCTTTTATCCCTTCTATGGAAAAATATGGATTTTGATCAATGGCAACAATTACTCAGGTGCTGCGCTGTTTGCCCGCCATGCAAAAGAAATGGGCTTTGCTACTCTTGTGGGAGAGCAGACCGGTGGCGCATATACTACAAGCTCTGGGTGGTTCTTTGCTTTACCCAACACCGGGATTATATTAAGGTGGGATATAGACTATTTAACTGACAGTTATGGCCGCGCTTTAAATGAGTTTCCCACCACCCCTCACCACTCTAACCGTCCCGGTATGGATGCGCTGGAGACCGTTTTGCAGTTAATAGAAGAAGGCAGCTTTTGATAGCAAAGAACGCAGGACATTCTAATTACAAGGCAAAGGGATATAATCATAGAAAGATAAGAGATATCTTTTCTTTAGATAGGCAAGTAATGCTATTAGACCTATAATAATTTATCACATATAAAAATAATGAGCAGGAAAGTTTGCAAGCTAAAGAAGACATTAAAAATCAGATAATATAAAAGGTCATCCTTTAGAAGATTTTTAAAGGATGACCTTTTTTGAAATTACAGAGGTTATGGTTGTATATTATAAAATATCTAAGCCTATACCTTAAATCTGAGAATTAGTTCTTGCAGAGATTGAGCCATTTCTGCTAAATCTTCACTTGCGCTAGCAATTTCTTCTGCCGATGCTGTCTGTTCCTCTATTGTAGCAGATGCTTCCTCAGTAGAGGCTGCATTTTGCTCAGCTACTACAGAAAGCATACTGATATTATTTGATACATTATCATTACTCTGTTTCATTTTTTTACTAGAATCATCTATTGCTCTAACTAATTTTTCAGAATCTTTAATTGCATCTGTTATTAAGTCAAATGTATTTCCGGTTAAGCCTACACTTTGTTCTTGGTGTTTAACGAGAGCATTTGCCTCTTTCATTTTCATAACTGCCATTTCAGCATCATCCAACAGATTTTTTACAATTTGATTAATTATTTCTGTAGAATTTCTAGATTGCTCAGCTAGTTTACGAATTTCATCTGCGACAACAGCAAAGCCTCTTCCGTGTTCGCCTGCTCTTGCTGCTTCGATCGAAGCATTTAAAGCAAGAAGATTTGTCTGATCTGCAATGCTGAGAATCAGGTTGCTGGCTTCACTAATTTTTGACGAGCTTTCATTTGTTTTTAATATGCTATTAAACACAATATCAGCAGCTGCATTATTTTCTTTCGTATTTGTATTAAGCAATTCAATAGCCTTAAGTCCAGAGCTTACATGTTCATTGATTTTGTTGAAAGCTTCCGAAAGATTTCCTGTTCTCTCAAGGTTTTTTTCAATTTCTAAGCTTAAGTTTTCTAAAACAGTTGAAACTTCAAGTGTATTGTTCGCTTGCTTCGTTGCCCCTTCTGCTATATCTATAATTGTTTGAGCAACTTCCTGAGATGCTGTTGCAGTCTGCTGAGATGTGGCTGTTAGCTCTTCGGATGTAGCTGAGACTTGCTGAGAAGTTTCTGCTACCTGTACTATTAAATCTCTAACATTTTGGGACATACTTTGTAATGAAAAAGCCATTGTTGCAATTTCATCTTTTCTTTTCACAATGGTTTGAATTGTACCTTGATCTATAGTACTAAAGTCTAGATTTGATTTTTTATCAACAATCTCTGTAAGATTTAGAATCGGTTTTGCCAATGTTTTTCCTATGATAAATGAAGCTAAAATTGATATGATAAGTACAAATGCTAATATAAATAATAATGTTTTTGTTAGAGTGCTAGCATCGGATAAAACTTCATTTTGAGAGACTGCACTGACAAAAATCCAAGGAGTACCTTCAATTGATGTGTAGGCATTATACATTTCTTCATTATTAAAGCTATATTTATTAAGTCCAGATTTATTCATTAACATTTCGCTAACAGCTCTTGCTAAATCCTCCAGGGAAGAATCCGTTTTAGCAGCTTCTATTGGTGTAAATTGATCCATTACATAATCCTTATTTGGATGTGTTACAGTAACTCCATTGGTATTTAGGATATATGTATAGCCTGATTCACCGTATCTCCTCTCGCCTATGATATCGAATAATGCATTGCCATCTTTTCTTGCAATGAGTGCTCCTACTACATTATTCTCATCTGTTATTGGAACCGCATACATCAATACTGCAGAGTTCGTTACTTTACTTACAATTACATCTGAAATATTCGGTTCCCCGCTTAAGGCTTTTTTTACATAATCACGATCGGACAAGTCAGTAGTATTATCGTCTAGTATATAGTGTGCTTCACCTTTAAGATTTACGATTGCCATATCTAGATATCCTAGACGCTCAATATCTGCTTTTATTGATTCTTCTTGTAGTGAAAAATCCATTGTTCGTACACGAGCTCTATTGGCTACTTCTTGAAGAATTAAAAGGTCATCTTTTATCGCAATGTGGATTGTTTCTGAACTTAACTCAGTTATCATGCTAAGGGATGTTTCTGCTTGTCGAATCATTGAAGAACGACTCATGAAAATCGAAACACCTCCAATGACAACACAAATAAAAATTACAAATATACTGACATATAAAGCAATTTCCTTAGATATACTTCTATCCGTTCGATTCTTTTCCATTGTATACAACTCCTCATTCTATATTTATTAAGTCTATATTTAAATACACCAGTTTACCAGTTTACGAGTTTAATTAAGCTACCTGATCCTTATCAAGGAAGCCCTGTACAGCTTTTTTAATTGTGGAATAAATTTCGGCACCTTCGATGCTAGATACGAAACTATCAAATATTAATTCTTTAGTAATTTGTTCGCCTACAGCCCCTTTTTACTAGCTGAGGACTTTTAAATTGATACTGGGCATATTTTCTGTCTAGGAAAGGTAGTAGACAAGTAAAAGTATATGTAATAGCCAATAGGTTAACATATCTTTCGATTGTATCTTTGTTTCTGACCATATAGTGACTGAAAGACCAAAAGAATTTATGCTGATAAAACATTAATTCAATGTTCCATCGCATTTGGTAAGTGGTTAGTATTTTGCTTGAAGTTTCATTTTTATTATTGGATTTTATTTTGCTATTTGCAACTTTAATCTCATCAGGATTGATACTACTAGTATATACTCTTATTGTTTTGTTATTTTATGGGACTATTTTAAATTATAAAAATTATCCCATAAAGAACTTCTGTTGTCAATACAAAAAAAGACATTATTCGACAAATTTCGAGTATGCTTTTATAGATATTACTTGCCTCCATCAGTTTTACCAGACATTTCCTCTGCTTAATATATTAGAAATTAAGTTTAAAGGAAGGAATCAATGTGAAAAAGAAGAATTTAAAAGTGTAAATAAAATGATATTAAATTAATAGGTATTATTTAATACTTATGAAGGTAAATTAAAAGGAAAGCCATTGAGTAAACAGGCTTTATTACTCACAATTAAAAGACTTATTATACAAAAAGATATAAGAGATGCCAACCATGAGTTATACCATTTTAGACTCCATTCATTAAGGCATACAAGAGCTAAAGAATATGTAGAGCAGGGTATGGGAATTAGCATTATACAACATATATTAGGTCATCAGAGCCTTCAAATGACAGTTCATTATGCAACAGTAACGGAAAATACACTCTATGAGAAATGGAAGAATACAGAGGATTTAGATTTATTTAGGGTTAATACTGAAACTAATGAACTCGAACAAGTAGACTTAGATTCTGATGATGGTGAAAATCTAATAAGATATGAGTATGTAAAAAAGAATTTGGATGCTGTAAGAGTACCTTCCGGTGTATGTTTTAAGCCTTCTAAATTGCCTTGTAAACAACAAATAAACCATTGCTAAACTTGTGCGAGTTTCTGTACTACAGTTGAAAATATACCTGAATATGAGGAAGAAATTGACAATGTTAAAAAGCAAATAGAAATTAGCGAAAGATGTGGTAGAGAGCTTTGGTCAGAAAAGAATAAAACATACTTAAAATTACTTGAAGATACACTCGAAAGAGTTAGGGAACAAAAAATACTTCATAAAAATGGAACTTCAAGGGAGGCTGTGGTGTAATGACTGACAATACTAAAGGATTGAAGAAATATGCAGAAGAAAAAACAAAAATTACTTTAGATAAGGTTGATAAAGCCATTAGAGAACTCTCTCTTAGTGGAGAAAAAATTAATTTCAATAGTGTGGCGACAGCCAGTGGAGTATCTAAGACATTCTTCTACAATAACAAAGAAGTCAGAGAGAGAATTGAAGATTTAAGGCAAAAGCAAGTTAGTAGAGAAATGAACCAAAGAGTCAAATATGATAAGACAGCTAAATCTAAAGATATTATTATAATGGCTAAAGATAAAAAAATTAAAGAACTTGAAGAAGAAAATAAAAAATTGAAAGAACAATTAGAAATCTTGAGGGGGAAGTTATATGAAAAAATATAAAGTACGCAGTTGTAGATTATGATGAAATAGATGTGGAGGGGATATTATGGTAGGAAAATATAAGGTAATAACTTTGTGTGGGAGCACAAGGTTTAAAGACGAGTTCTTGCAAGTACAAAAACAATTAACTCTAGAAGGTAATATAGTTATTTCAGTAGGATTGTTCGGACATGCTGATGGTGAATTTGGAGATGTCATCACTCCTGAAATTAAACTAATGCTTGACGATATACATAAAAGAAAAATCGATATGTCTGATGAAATTTATGTCATTAACAAAAACGGATACATAGGTGAAAGTACAAAAAGTGAAATAGGATATGCTATAAAAACGGGAAAAAGGGTTAATTATTTAGAGTACCATAATGCCTAGTCTGTTTCAGAATATTTATATATAACGAACTAAAGGCTCTAATAAATTATTTAAAATGATAAGATATGGACTACATAGTTTACATGTAGTCTATGTATAAAATAAGTTAAATTAATCAGTATATAGGGATGTACACTAGATATTTAAAGGAGTGTCTAAAATGAATACAGATATATATGATTATCTAGAAAAATTTGACGAGCCAACAAAACAAAGATTTTATATATTACATAAACTTATCTGCGAAAGCACCTCTAATAACATTGTTGAAAAACTGTGGGTTAAATTACCTTCATTCTATGTAGATGATAATTTTATTCGTATTATTCCGTTTAAGGATCATATTAATATTGAGGCAAGAACTGTTACTTCTCATAGAGATGACTTGTTAGAATACAAGATAACTCCTAAAGGTATGCTACAGATTTTCCATAATCAACAAATTCCAGAAGAAATATTAAAAACAATATTTGAGGAAATCCTTGGATAGTTTACATTTTTGAATTAGATACATATTTTTAAAATTTTATTGCAAATTGCCAATATCACAATCGGAAATAAAAAAACATTATATAATATATTAGGTATCAAGAAATTTAAACTATATAACTTGAGTTGTGCAGTAAAATAGCACAAAATGGATTGGCATATTAGCCAATAATTACATTTCCTAAAAATAGCAAAATAAAAGCATAAGATGACCAAATGTGATAATTTTAAAGAGCTTGCAATGGATTTCATCGATGAATTTGTTCCTGTTACTGATGTTAATTATCTTTTAATTGATTCTTGGTATACATCAGCAAAAGTAATGTTACACGCATTAAGTAAGTCCGAAACCTATACGGTTACAGTAGATAAAGATACTTACTATATCTATAGATATGAAGGAAAGCTTAACGACTTAGAAAATGCAGTTATTCTACTTAATTGGAATATAGAAGTAAGTTATAGATATCATAAAACCTCTTTAGGATTTGATGAATATTAGGTTCAATCACTAAAATCTATAAAACGATTTTGGAGTATGGAATTTATGACTTACACATTTTTTTATTTTAAAACAACTATTACCTAAAAATGTTAATTTATTAGTTTATCCTGATATAATAAGGAGAAATATAGACAAATTTCATAGAATAAGTTATAATAGAACAGTGCTTAAAATTTTTACTACTGTATTTTTTAGGATTTTTGATAAAAATATTGACCAACTTTAAATTAAGCGAATATAGCATTTTCAAGGGTATATTCATTTGAAGGTCTAGATTCCTAAACCCTATGTGGGATGTTGGATTCCTCTTAGGTGGACCATTTACAATATGGAGGCTCAATAATATTGGAAGAAAAATTTATGCTGCTAGCTATAGAGGAAGCCAAGAAAGCATTTAATAAAAAAGAGGTGCCTATAGGGGCTATTATCGTTAAACAAAATAAAGTAATAGCGCGTGCCCATAATTTAAGAGAAATCTCTAAAAATGCCATATCCCATGCAGAGTTAATTGCGATTCAAGATGCATGTAACTTATTAGGGGGATGGAGGTTGACAGATTGCACTTTATATGTTACTATAGAACCCTGTCCTATGTGTGCAGGAGCTATTTTACAGAGTAGAATTAAAAAAGTTGTAATAGGTGCGATGGATGCTAAGGCTGGCGCATGTGGGTCTATATTAAATCTTTTAAATAATCCTAAGTTTAATCATCAAACAGAGATTCAAACTGGGGTTTTAGAAGAAGAGTGCTCTCAATTAATGAAGAATTTTTTCAGGTCTTTAAGAGAAAAGCATTAACAATGAAACTGAGTTAGCGCTGAGTACTACACTTACACTAAATCAAAGATTTGGGTAATTAAAATATGGAGAGATGTCCGAGTTGGCTAAGGGGCACGCCTGGAAAGCGTGTAAGGCCGAAAGGCCCCGCGGGTTCGAGTCCCGCTCTCTCCGCCATTAGAAAGTTTAAAAGTTTGCTGTGCTAGACGGGGAGGTAGCGGTGCCTTGTAACCTGCAATCCGCTATAGCAGGGTTGAAATCCTCTTGGAGGCTCGCACTTTGTAGGGCTGGCCTAAACAAGTGGCGATGAGAATTGGGTCCTACGCAACGAAAAGTCATGAATCCCGTCAGGTCCGGAAGGAAGCAGCGGTAAGTGATCCCTTTCGTGTGCCGCAGGGAAGCCTAATTTGAGTTAACTATTTAGGTAACGCTTATGAAGACGAGTCAAATTGAGGTGCACGGCTTAAAATAATATATTATACAAATCATAAAACCATGAGAATTTTTTATCATGGTTTTTTTTATGCAAAAAACATGTACTTGTGGAGTATTTTAGTAAAATAATGCTTCATTACAAGGCTAAATCCATTTGTCATTGAAAAAGCATATAGTGTCTGTTATAATTTTAAGAAAATATAGAAGATATTATTCAGTACATAAATATATATAAAATTCAAAATTAAAGGGAGAGATAACTAGATGAAGTATATTGAAAATCATTCAACAGACCCACGTTATAACTTAGCTTTTGAAGAATATGTTTTTAAAAATTTAGAATTAGAAGACGGTTATGTTTTATTATGGAGAAACGAGCCTTCAATAATTATAGGAAAAAATCAAAATTCAGTTGAAGAAATTAATATGGAATTTGTAAAGGAAAATAATGTTCATGTTGTTCGTAGAATTACAGGTGGAGGTGCAGTTTATCACGACCTTGGAAACCTAAACTTCTCTTTCATTACAAAGGCTGGAGATATCGGGGAAATTGATTTTAAAACCTATACCATTCCGGTATTAAGGGCATTAGAAAAGTTAGGAATACCATGCGAACTATCGGGTAGAAATGATATTACAATCGATGGGAAGAAGTTTTCTGGTATTGCACAAAGTGTAATAAAGGGTAGGGTGTTAAATCACGGAACTTTACTTTTTAATTCTCAGTTAGATGTACTATCAAATGCATTAAATGTTAAAAGAGATAAAATTGAATCTAAGGGGGTAAAGTCGGTAGCCAGCCGAGTTACAAACATTAAACCCTATGTAAAAGAAGATATTGATGTATTAGAGTTTAGAGACTTAATACTTAAAAATATATTTGAATATGAAAATAAGCCTATTGAAAAGTATGAGCTAACTGAAGAAGATAAAAAAGCTATACAGCAAATGGTAGATGAGAGATATGGTACCTGGGAATGGAACTTTGGTAGATCACCTGAGTTTAACTACAAGGGCTACAAACGCTTTGCTGGCGGCGGTGTAGAGGTAAGGCTTCATGTGGAGAATGGATTAATAGACAATTGCAAAATATATGGAGATTTCTTTGGTACAGGTGATATTGGGGTGTTAGAAGAACATTTTAAAGGTGTAAGATATGATGAAGAATCAGTAAAAGAGATGTTAAAAGATTTCCCGGTCGGTAAGTATTTAGGAAGGATTTCAGAAGAAGAATTTTTAATGTGTTTATTTGATAACTAAATTCCTAGGGAGATGACAAAATTGAAGTTAGTTTGTCTTGGCGATAGTTTAACTTTTGGATTTAAAATGACAAGAAATAATACTTGGCCTCAAATTTTAGAGGAGAATTTAAAAATAAAGGTTATAAACAAAGGTATATGTGGAGATACGACAGGTGGAATGGTGTCTAGATTTGGACGGGATGTTCTAGATGAGAAACCAACCCATCTATTATTAATGGGTGGAGCCAATGATTTGATTTTTAATGTACCTATGCCTATAGTATATTCTAATTTGGCTACTATGATATATCAAGCCTATCACTATAAAATCCAGCCTATTGTTGGTATACATACACCTATGGTGCCATCGATAGCTAGAGAAAACTTTGAGTTTACTGATGATTTTGAAAGAGTTAATAGAGAGTTGATTTTATTAAGAGAGTGGATTTTTAATTTTAGTAATTTAATGAAATTTGAAACAGTAGATTTTTTTAATGAATTTTATGATCCTGTTAAAAAAATTGGCAAAGAAAATTTGTACATTGATGGAGTCCATCCCTCAATAGAGGGAAATAAAATAATGGCACAATTAGTGATTGAAGCTTTAAATATATAAGAAGGATGTGTTTAAAGTGTATGTATTACAGGAAAAACAGTATAAAAGAACAATAGATGGGACAGAAAATTTCGTTGATAAGAAAACCCCAGTAATCGTACAAAAAGATTATGTTCTAAGGGGCTGGGAAAGATGTATAACTAAAGGTGTTAGTCCATATGAAAGAAAAACTGCTAAATGCTATCAAGGAGATGAATTAGATAAAACATTAAGACAAAATATGGAGTTAATTGCTTTTGCCAAGCCTTTTATGGACAACTTATACTCCTTTGTTAGACATTCTGGTTTTGCTGTAATGTTAACAGATGCTAATGCGTGCCTTTTAGAAGTAATAGGGGATAAAGAGATTATTGAAGACTCCGATGACAGAGACAACTTTAAAAAAGGCTGTTTGTGGCATGAGAAATATGTAGGTAATACAGCGGTAAATACTGCTCTCCTTGAAGGAAAGCCACTTCAGATCTCGGG
Proteins encoded in this region:
- a CDS encoding DUF1801 domain-containing protein, coding for MNTDIYDYLEKFDEPTKQRFYILHKLICESTSNNIVEKLWVKLPSFYVDDNFIRIIPFKDHINIEARTVTSHRDDLLEYKITPKGMLQIFHNQQIPEEILKTIFEEILG
- a CDS encoding Dps family protein, coding for MNVQIGLDVKGSEEVSKVLNQYLANLHVLYTKLHNYHWNVEGKSFFQLHAKLEELYNNTAEELDAVAERILTLGFRPAASLKEYLELATLKEVKSEPMTGEAIVKDLQKDFETLIAELRTALKIADQNDDQVTVDLFVGSIGNLEKTLWMFRAYLS
- a CDS encoding methyl-accepting chemotaxis protein, translated to MEKNRTDRSISKEIALYVSIFVIFICVVIGGVSIFMSRSSMIRQAETSLSMITELSSETIHIAIKDDLLILQEVANRARVRTMDFSLQEESIKADIERLGYLDMAIVNLKGEAHYILDDNTTDLSDRDYVKKALSGEPNISDVIVSKVTNSAVLMYAVPITDENNVVGALIARKDGNALFDIIGERRYGESGYTYILNTNGVTVTHPNKDYVMDQFTPIEAAKTDSSLEDLARAVSEMLMNKSGLNKYSFNNEEMYNAYTSIEGTPWIFVSAVSQNEVLSDASTLTKTLLFILAFVLIISILASFIIGKTLAKPILNLTEIVDKKSNLDFSTIDQGTIQTIVKRKDEIATMAFSLQSMSQNVRDLIVQVAETSQQVSATSEELTATSQQTATASQEVAQTIIDIAEGATKQANNTLEVSTVLENLSLEIEKNLERTGNLSEAFNKINEHVSSGLKAIELLNTNTKENNAAADIVFNSILKTNESSSKISEASNLILSIADQTNLLALNASIEAARAGEHGRGFAVVADEIRKLAEQSRNSTEIINQIVKNLLDDAEMAVMKMKEANALVKHQEQSVGLTGNTFDLITDAIKDSEKLVRAIDDSSKKMKQSNDNVSNNISMLSVVAEQNAASTEEASATIEEQTASAEEIASASEDLAEMAQSLQELILRFKV
- a CDS encoding GDSL-type esterase/lipase family protein; this translates as MKLVCLGDSLTFGFKMTRNNTWPQILEENLKIKVINKGICGDTTGGMVSRFGRDVLDEKPTHLLLMGGANDLIFNVPMPIVYSNLATMIYQAYHYKIQPIVGIHTPMVPSIARENFEFTDDFERVNRELILLREWIFNFSNLMKFETVDFFNEFYDPVKKIGKENLYIDGVHPSIEGNKIMAQLVIEALNI
- a CDS encoding DUF6262 family protein codes for the protein MTDNTKGLKKYAEEKTKITLDKVDKAIRELSLSGEKINFNSVATASGVSKTFFYNNKEVRERIEDLRQKQVSREMNQRVKYDKTAKSKDIIIMAKDKKIKELEEENKKLKEQLEILRGKLYEKI
- the tadA gene encoding tRNA adenosine(34) deaminase TadA, whose product is MEEKFMLLAIEEAKKAFNKKEVPIGAIIVKQNKVIARAHNLREISKNAISHAELIAIQDACNLLGGWRLTDCTLYVTIEPCPMCAGAILQSRIKKVVIGAMDAKAGACGSILNLLNNPKFNHQTEIQTGVLEEECSQLMKNFFRSLREKH
- a CDS encoding S41 family peptidase: MKKLLRQFNVIAIILMAMLVFTACGNSVEQLISNEQLTMEDFLNDFDYMMQTMEDTFPYFGVVERRLGVDIRGLGRETRAMIENYPYSLEGLASELGISLEDMPELDEQIFWSIIRHEFFSHFLGFIHTYPLDSGLYNMLQLPYSSPSSPLYTSHNHHVFTNPTSQRFYQKQEDFFNTLAEEKGALLQFIFRGYPPVQVPSSIVKTEIIEEDKIAYLNVPSFLSFNVNTNDTLKTFYRNINKYEHLIIDIRDNGGGSPDIWRMLIMKPLWPERNNMPDMPLYAFYKGSKLGKSLGAENLKIEAQNSRNIPETDYLLTMTEIMEANNLPHINEDDVQDLAYGVRFNTSISNIEWRHMHQLRIPNIFYPFYGKIWILINGNNYSGAALFARHAKEMGFATLVGEQTGGAYTTSSGWFFALPNTGIILRWDIDYLTDSYGRALNEFPTTPHHSNRPGMDALETVLQLIEEGSF
- a CDS encoding tyrosine-type recombinase/integrase; translated protein: MSKQALLLTIKRLIIQKDIRDANHELYHFRLHSLRHTRAKEYVEQGMGISIIQHILGHQSLQMTVHYATVTENTLYEKWKNTEDLDLFRVNTETNELEQVDLDSDDGENLIRYEYVKKNLDAVRVPSGVCFKPSKLPCKQQINHC
- a CDS encoding lipoate--protein ligase; the encoded protein is MKYIENHSTDPRYNLAFEEYVFKNLELEDGYVLLWRNEPSIIIGKNQNSVEEINMEFVKENNVHVVRRITGGGAVYHDLGNLNFSFITKAGDIGEIDFKTYTIPVLRALEKLGIPCELSGRNDITIDGKKFSGIAQSVIKGRVLNHGTLLFNSQLDVLSNALNVKRDKIESKGVKSVASRVTNIKPYVKEDIDVLEFRDLILKNIFEYENKPIEKYELTEEDKKAIQQMVDERYGTWEWNFGRSPEFNYKGYKRFAGGGVEVRLHVENGLIDNCKIYGDFFGTGDIGVLEEHFKGVRYDEESVKEMLKDFPVGKYLGRISEEEFLMCLFDN